Proteins encoded together in one Acholeplasma hippikon window:
- a CDS encoding lipoate--protein ligase, protein MILVKHHNEGNLEPFFYYALEAYVLNELLKGDETYFFTWRIKGIISGKNQVIENEINFPYVKENHIRFFRRPTGGGSVYSDENNTMFTIITKRSKENFSFKTYLGQVVDALRKLGVLAEFSGRNDILVEGKKISGNAFLQNRNGMLMHGTMMYDLDIETMVRALNPPDEKLISKGIQSVRSRVANLKSYLNGMSHDEFIEYLEKELCDTVYEISPEEVEMLKERAKIYQTDKFLYQEQPPFTQVLKKRFSWGGFEMRLDVKDGIIENTKFIGDFFDLKDDLEMLQEAFKGVSYDYKSLVEVLDKVDISAYILNASNDDLKELLKDAFLNV, encoded by the coding sequence ATGATATTAGTTAAACATCATAATGAAGGGAATTTAGAACCATTTTTCTATTATGCATTAGAAGCGTATGTACTTAATGAATTATTAAAAGGTGATGAGACATACTTCTTTACATGGAGAATTAAAGGTATTATCTCTGGTAAAAACCAAGTGATTGAAAATGAAATTAACTTTCCATATGTAAAAGAAAATCATATTAGGTTTTTTAGAAGACCAACTGGTGGTGGGTCTGTATATTCAGATGAAAATAACACGATGTTTACCATTATTACAAAAAGAAGTAAGGAAAATTTCTCATTTAAAACTTATTTAGGCCAAGTTGTAGATGCGTTACGCAAGTTAGGTGTACTCGCAGAATTTAGTGGCAGAAACGATATATTAGTTGAAGGTAAAAAAATATCTGGCAATGCATTTTTACAAAATAGAAATGGCATGTTAATGCATGGCACAATGATGTATGATTTAGATATTGAAACAATGGTTAGAGCATTGAATCCACCGGATGAAAAATTAATTTCAAAAGGTATACAATCTGTTCGTTCTAGAGTAGCAAATTTAAAATCATATTTAAATGGGATGTCACACGATGAATTTATTGAATACTTAGAAAAAGAATTATGTGATACCGTGTATGAAATTAGTCCGGAAGAAGTAGAAATGCTTAAAGAAAGAGCTAAAATTTATCAAACAGATAAGTTTTTATATCAAGAACAACCACCATTTACTCAAGTATTGAAAAAAAGATTTAGTTGGGGTGGATTTGAGATGCGTTTAGATGTTAAAGATGGTATAATTGAAAATACTAAATTTATAGGTGACTTCTTTGATTTAAAAGATGACCTAGAAATGCTTCAAGAAGCCTTTAAAGGCGTCTCTTATGACTATAAAAGTTTAGTAGAAGTACTTGATAAAGTCGATATTTCAGCATATATCTTAAATGCTTCAAATGATGATTTAAAAGAATTACTAAAAGATGCATTTTTAAATGTGTGA
- a CDS encoding YceD family protein: MKIIVKELEPVTSINQGLDLSTLIPNAEDLVALNNVQVEGKIYKKQGEVKFNLEVKAEVVQKCTISLLPVTYDLAFDTELTFSEDEETYDYILEDEIDLGQVIFAEILIEKEPFVYHESADLDKFLEPEKTGHPAFEGLKKKYDV, from the coding sequence ATGAAAATAATTGTAAAAGAATTAGAACCAGTAACCTCAATAAATCAAGGACTTGATTTAAGTACATTAATTCCTAATGCAGAGGATTTAGTTGCATTAAACAATGTACAAGTTGAAGGTAAAATTTATAAAAAACAAGGCGAAGTTAAATTTAACTTAGAAGTTAAAGCGGAAGTTGTTCAAAAATGTACAATCTCACTCTTACCTGTTACCTATGATTTAGCTTTTGATACAGAATTGACTTTCTCAGAAGATGAAGAAACATATGACTACATCTTAGAAGATGAAATCGATTTGGGTCAAGTTATATTTGCTGAAATATTGATAGAAAAAGAACCATTTGTTTATCATGAATCAGCAGATTTAGATAAGTTTTTGGAACCAGAAAAAACAGGACACCCTGCTTTTGAAGGCTTAAAAAAGAAATATGATGTTTAG
- the rpmF gene encoding 50S ribosomal protein L32 — MGAIFRRHSKGSKGRRRSHIKLKTPAIIVDPQTGEFTLPHRVTPNSGYYKGQLVLEKKNKETK; from the coding sequence ATGGGTGCTATATTCAGAAGACACAGTAAAGGATCTAAAGGTCGTCGTCGTTCTCATATTAAACTAAAAACTCCAGCAATTATTGTTGACCCTCAAACTGGTGAATTTACTTTACCACACAGAGTGACTCCAAACAGTGGTTACTACAAAGGTCAATTAGTTTTAGAAAAGAAGAACAAAGAAACTAAGTAA
- the rsmH gene encoding 16S rRNA (cytosine(1402)-N(4))-methyltransferase RsmH: MEHITVLLNESVEALNIKDGGIYVDATLGGGGHSELILKQLKKGHLYAFDQDPYAHQRAGERLKDYPNKTFIHANFQKMKEELNKLGIFKVDGILFDLGLSSFQIDDETRGFSYLKDYKLDMRMDTTKDFSAHTVVNTYSQQELADVFRKYGDEVNAWKIAGEIVKQRPLETTFDIVRITDRINRNVKGHSAKRVFQALRIEVNKELDVLSDVLEDTLELLNPGGRLVVITFHSLEDRITKQFMKKNSTLDVPKNVDIRNLPKPPLVMINRKAILPSEEELEYNKRSHSAQLRIAERQ; encoded by the coding sequence ATGGAACATATTACAGTATTATTAAATGAATCTGTTGAAGCTTTAAACATTAAAGATGGTGGAATCTATGTTGATGCAACCCTTGGTGGCGGCGGACACTCAGAGCTCATTTTAAAACAATTAAAAAAGGGTCATTTATATGCATTTGATCAAGACCCATATGCGCATCAGCGTGCTGGAGAAAGACTCAAAGATTACCCAAATAAAACCTTTATACATGCTAACTTCCAAAAGATGAAAGAAGAATTAAATAAATTAGGTATTTTTAAAGTTGATGGTATCTTATTTGACCTTGGTTTATCAAGTTTCCAAATAGATGATGAAACAAGAGGTTTTTCATATTTGAAAGATTATAAACTTGATATGAGAATGGATACCACAAAAGATTTTAGTGCACATACCGTTGTTAATACCTATTCACAACAAGAACTTGCAGATGTCTTTAGAAAATATGGTGATGAAGTCAATGCCTGGAAGATTGCTGGTGAAATTGTCAAACAAAGACCGTTAGAAACAACATTTGATATCGTTCGTATCACAGATAGAATTAATCGAAATGTAAAAGGGCACTCTGCAAAAAGAGTTTTTCAAGCATTACGTATTGAAGTCAATAAAGAATTAGATGTTTTATCAGATGTTTTAGAAGATACATTAGAATTATTAAATCCGGGTGGAAGATTGGTTGTGATTACATTCCATTCATTAGAAGATAGAATCACAAAACAATTTATGAAGAAAAATTCTACTTTAGATGTTCCTAAAAATGTCGATATTAGAAACTTACCTAAACCACCACTAGTGATGATCAATCGAAAAGCAATCTTACCTAGTGAAGAAGAATTAGAATATAATAAACGTAGTCATTCAGCTCAACTAAGAATTGCAGAAAGACAATGA
- a CDS encoding lysophospholipid acyltransferase family protein, producing the protein MENDQNNRPEHDFKLIPARPVKLKKDYNFFIQNPIFKFFSFITVILVKIIVYYIYGIIFRGLRVKNRKNLKHLKNGRYILVCNHMHILDAIWLGTSIAPRRIYVTMLQSNLGLPVIGKLLRLAGGIPIPETKENMVNFLDELKQELSKNTPVLVMPEASIKPYHVGIRKFLSGAFRFAADSDAKILPFVYVYKQPKGLMKLIKKKPFVHLHVLEPVEVVEMETRNKTYVATKDKVHQIMSDYFNEHSDLKDPDYKK; encoded by the coding sequence ATGGAAAATGATCAAAACAACCGACCAGAACATGACTTTAAATTAATACCAGCTAGACCTGTGAAATTAAAAAAGGATTATAATTTTTTTATACAAAATCCTATATTTAAATTCTTTTCATTCATTACAGTCATATTAGTTAAAATTATTGTCTACTACATTTACGGTATTATCTTTAGAGGGTTAAGGGTCAAGAATAGAAAAAATTTAAAACATTTAAAAAATGGACGTTATATTTTAGTATGTAATCATATGCATATTTTAGATGCAATTTGGCTAGGTACATCAATTGCTCCTAGAAGAATTTATGTAACCATGTTGCAATCTAACCTTGGTTTACCTGTTATTGGTAAACTACTTCGATTAGCAGGTGGCATTCCAATTCCTGAGACAAAAGAAAATATGGTTAATTTTTTAGATGAATTAAAACAAGAATTAAGCAAGAACACACCTGTACTTGTAATGCCTGAGGCATCTATCAAACCATATCATGTAGGCATCAGAAAGTTCTTAAGTGGAGCATTTAGATTTGCTGCTGATTCAGATGCTAAAATTCTACCTTTCGTTTATGTATATAAACAACCTAAAGGATTAATGAAATTAATTAAGAAAAAGCCATTTGTACACCTTCACGTTTTAGAACCAGTTGAAGTTGTTGAAATGGAAACTAGAAATAAAACTTATGTTGCAACTAAAGATAAAGTTCATCAAATCATGAGTGATTACTTTAACGAACACTCAGATTTAAAGGATCCAGACTATAAAAAATAA
- the nadD gene encoding nicotinate (nicotinamide) nucleotide adenylyltransferase codes for MILVYGGSFNPPTKAHLEIINLLNEKLNPEKIIILPVGNKYTWKNNLISFEKRFDMLHLLTNEVRNVIVSDLENTTTFTGTYDALNKISEIYETKDIYFVFGTDHLETLRQWINYEALLKTYGFVIIKRKNYEIDLSIFKEYNTKHEVISYDSEVSSTKVRENLEKFKSYITKEVYEYIVANDLYKGENL; via the coding sequence ATGATTTTAGTTTACGGAGGCTCTTTTAATCCTCCCACAAAAGCACATTTAGAAATAATCAATTTACTAAATGAGAAACTGAATCCTGAGAAAATAATTATTTTACCAGTTGGAAACAAGTATACGTGGAAAAATAATTTAATCTCATTTGAAAAGCGCTTTGACATGCTTCATTTACTCACAAATGAAGTTCGTAATGTTATCGTCTCTGATTTAGAGAACACAACAACTTTTACAGGGACTTATGATGCATTAAATAAGATAAGCGAAATTTATGAAACCAAAGATATTTATTTTGTTTTTGGAACTGATCACCTTGAAACATTACGTCAGTGGATTAACTATGAAGCGTTGTTAAAAACGTATGGATTCGTAATTATTAAACGTAAGAACTATGAAATTGATTTATCGATTTTTAAGGAATATAATACTAAACACGAAGTGATTTCTTATGATAGTGAAGTATCTTCTACAAAAGTAAGAGAAAACTTAGAAAAATTCAAATCATATATTACAAAAGAAGTTTATGAATATATTGTAGCAAATGATTTATATAAGGGAGAAAACTTATGA
- a CDS encoding NAD(+) synthase, giving the protein MTYQGFIKVEMTTPKITIGNPKLNVKPIVELLNASISSVVLFPELSVAGYSSGDLFFQQTYINQSLEALKEIIETTTFKGIYVLGAPLKFNDVLYNTAVVIQDKKILGVIPKCFLPNSKEFYEKRWFQSGLQTNLEEVNLLGQKVPFGTLLFKDEANDISFGVEVCQDMWAMHTPGDVLSLAGAHFILNLSASTEAVGKPEVRKNTVLESSRRHFGGYFYTSSGATESSTDLIYSSHKIAASLGDLIAESDVLDDKESLVVDLDIEAIRYQRRIDSTFRDEQLFQTKQLRTIAVKFYENKDYQLSNKLNTLPFLPEENKLYALRLANELQIKGLMNKFQMMPNAKIVVGISGGLDSALALLVAHQTFKRMNRDVKDIIAVTMPSSITSTHTKSDALVLMNTLGVTALEIPIKTLVDQHLKDLNHAGSDDVTFENAQARIRTLNLMNLANQYNGFVLGTGDMSEIALGWMTFNGDHMSMYNVNAGLTKTWVQALVRYHSETAYTNVSEILNNILARPISPELKNNQSTEDSIGKYEINDFILYHFLNNGASESKCAWLVKQTFDLTDSESETYATRFFNRFYQQQFKRQPMPEGPKILKVSLSPRGELRLPSEIKRR; this is encoded by the coding sequence ATGACATATCAAGGATTTATTAAAGTCGAAATGACTACACCAAAAATTACAATTGGCAATCCAAAATTAAATGTTAAACCAATTGTTGAATTACTGAATGCATCAATTTCATCAGTTGTTTTATTTCCTGAATTATCAGTTGCTGGATATTCATCAGGAGATTTATTCTTCCAACAAACGTATATTAATCAATCATTAGAGGCCTTAAAAGAAATTATTGAAACAACAACTTTTAAAGGTATTTATGTACTTGGTGCACCATTAAAGTTTAATGATGTTTTATACAATACTGCAGTTGTTATTCAGGACAAAAAGATTTTAGGCGTTATACCTAAATGCTTCTTACCAAATTCAAAAGAGTTCTATGAAAAACGTTGGTTCCAAAGTGGGCTACAAACAAATTTAGAAGAAGTTAATTTATTAGGTCAAAAAGTTCCATTTGGTACCTTATTATTTAAAGATGAAGCAAATGATATTTCATTTGGGGTTGAAGTATGTCAAGACATGTGGGCTATGCATACACCAGGCGATGTCTTAAGTTTAGCTGGAGCACACTTTATCTTAAATCTATCTGCATCAACTGAAGCAGTAGGAAAACCAGAAGTTAGAAAAAATACAGTATTAGAATCATCTAGAAGACATTTTGGAGGTTATTTCTATACTTCAAGTGGTGCAACTGAATCATCAACTGATTTAATTTATTCGTCACATAAGATTGCAGCTTCATTAGGTGATTTAATTGCTGAATCAGATGTATTAGATGATAAAGAATCACTAGTAGTTGATTTAGACATAGAGGCAATTCGATATCAACGTCGAATTGATTCTACCTTTCGTGACGAGCAATTATTTCAGACAAAACAACTTAGAACAATTGCCGTTAAGTTTTATGAAAATAAAGATTATCAACTTTCAAATAAATTAAATACACTTCCTTTTTTACCAGAGGAAAACAAATTATACGCTTTAAGATTAGCAAATGAACTACAGATCAAAGGTTTAATGAACAAATTCCAAATGATGCCTAACGCAAAGATTGTTGTTGGTATTTCAGGCGGATTAGATAGTGCACTCGCATTATTAGTTGCTCACCAAACATTTAAGCGTATGAACCGAGATGTTAAAGATATTATTGCAGTAACAATGCCGTCTAGTATCACATCAACGCATACAAAATCTGATGCTTTAGTCTTAATGAATACATTGGGTGTTACAGCCTTAGAGATTCCAATTAAAACATTAGTAGATCAACACTTAAAAGATTTAAATCATGCTGGCAGCGATGATGTCACTTTTGAGAATGCTCAAGCAAGAATTAGAACACTTAATTTAATGAATTTAGCAAATCAATATAATGGATTTGTCTTAGGAACAGGTGATATGAGTGAAATTGCATTAGGTTGGATGACATTTAATGGCGATCACATGAGTATGTATAATGTGAATGCTGGTTTAACTAAGACATGGGTTCAAGCCTTAGTAAGATATCATAGTGAAACAGCATACACAAATGTGTCTGAGATTTTAAATAATATCTTAGCGCGTCCAATTTCACCAGAATTAAAAAATAACCAAAGCACAGAAGATTCCATTGGTAAATATGAAATCAACGATTTTATTTTATATCATTTCCTAAACAATGGCGCTTCAGAATCTAAGTGTGCCTGGTTAGTTAAACAAACATTTGACTTAACTGATAGTGAATCTGAAACATATGCAACAAGATTTTTCAATCGTTTCTACCAACAACAGTTTAAACGTCAACCAATGCCAGAAGGGCCAAAAATATTAAAGGTTTCATTGTCTCCAAGAGGAGAATTAAGATTACCTTCAGAAATAAAGAGAAGATAG
- the mnmA gene encoding tRNA 2-thiouridine(34) synthase MnmA — protein sequence MEKKKKVFIGLSGGVDSSVAALLLLQQGYDVEAVFMRNWDSATNMDFKGNPTLYDETCEQEKDYQDAKLVADKLGIKLHKVDFIHEYWDRVFSYFIDEYNKNRTPNPDVLCNNEIKFKAFVDYAEKFNPDYIAMGHYAQIDHSGSEPKLLRAVDQNKDQTYFLSQLRTEQLRKVLFPIGHLPKEEVRRIAKEADLATATKKDSTGICFIGERHFNEFLSNYLPAKEGDMRRLDGTYIKKHYGLMNYTIGQRKGLGIGGTDQTTDAWFVVGKDLKTNTLYVEPGFEHPYSYSDSAIVTEVKWRGERKEGKFTAKFRYRQPDQDVMVTWLDETTIRVDYPQGIRAVTPGQVCAIYDGEVCVGSGFINEAFYKGERRLYS from the coding sequence ATGGAAAAAAAGAAAAAAGTATTTATCGGATTATCAGGTGGTGTTGATTCATCTGTAGCAGCATTACTCCTTTTACAACAAGGATATGATGTAGAAGCAGTATTTATGCGTAACTGGGACTCAGCAACGAATATGGATTTCAAAGGAAACCCAACATTATATGATGAAACTTGTGAACAAGAAAAAGATTATCAAGATGCAAAATTAGTTGCAGATAAATTAGGTATTAAATTACATAAGGTAGATTTTATTCATGAATATTGGGATCGTGTTTTCTCATATTTTATTGACGAATATAATAAAAATAGAACACCAAATCCGGATGTTTTATGTAATAACGAAATTAAATTTAAAGCATTTGTAGATTATGCTGAAAAGTTTAATCCTGATTATATTGCGATGGGACACTATGCGCAAATTGATCATAGTGGTTCTGAGCCAAAATTATTAAGAGCAGTTGACCAAAATAAGGACCAAACTTATTTCTTAAGTCAACTTAGAACTGAACAATTAAGAAAAGTTTTATTCCCAATTGGACATTTACCAAAGGAAGAAGTTAGAAGAATTGCTAAAGAAGCTGATTTGGCAACCGCAACTAAAAAAGATTCAACTGGTATTTGTTTCATTGGTGAAAGACACTTCAATGAATTTTTATCAAATTATCTACCAGCTAAAGAAGGCGATATGCGTCGCTTAGATGGGACATACATTAAGAAACATTATGGCTTAATGAACTATACTATTGGACAAAGAAAAGGTTTAGGTATTGGTGGAACAGACCAAACAACTGATGCATGGTTTGTTGTTGGTAAAGATTTAAAGACAAACACACTATATGTTGAACCAGGATTTGAACATCCATATAGCTATTCTGATAGTGCAATTGTAACTGAAGTTAAATGGCGCGGAGAAAGAAAAGAAGGCAAGTTTACTGCTAAATTTAGATATCGTCAACCAGACCAAGATGTTATGGTAACTTGGTTAGATGAAACAACAATTAGGGTAGATTATCCACAAGGTATTCGTGCAGTTACACCAGGTCAAGTATGTGCAATCTATGATGGCGAAGTTTGTGTTGGATCAGGTTTCATTAATGAAGCATTCTATAAGGGAGAAAGACGTCTTTACAGTTAA
- the recD2 gene encoding SF1B family DNA helicase RecD2, with protein sequence MNDTLRGYVKSYKYKNEENGYTIAKMETDSGEIITIVGYFPILNEEVLYEFTGEFTYHPKYGKQLKVLTYKRIEDHTENGLIRYLSSEDFTGIGPVTAKKIVDLLGLDAIDKIIEDESVLSPLLNPMKRVRLKNELIQHKATNDVFIKLLDFGLSNKVAAKLFKTYGAYTLDKLNEDPFRLMYEIDGFGFVKSQDIANKLGIEKEDIRTLKAASIYVLETAAYGEGNLYLEKEELVEKVQRLLYVDVSIDEALMMLEKEAKIKSEDNLYFLNSIYYAEYHIAQSIKSIINQDKKAIDRNLLELYLSQIAIQKGIEYTEKQNDAIISAMLNPMTIITGGPGTGKTTLIDGLLTLYATYYKINLKEVEAKLKIALMAPTGRASKRMRELLHFEAKTIHSHLGYDFDQTYKYYKDEPLPQNLIIVDEASMVDIFLAKRLFDAIKVGAQVIIVGDEDQLPSVGPGYVLGDMIASKLIPVVRLTEIHRQAKDSNIVRLAQSVNKQVLADEDLISHKDVIFYNGNIDNVKSVILNQIAGAIKKGYDLINDIQVLIPLYKGDLGIDIMNQEIQKRFNPYYEKSLSMKIGEKTYYRNDKVIQLVNDKERKVMNGDIGVIDDIILGEKNTLLMKVVFDSTIVYYEQADLENINLAYVVSIHKSQGSEYKIVFLPIIKSYLHMLKKELIYTAITRAKEYLLILGDMKLLRYASNQLAEKRHTKLKERLIENEVVVEDNFDEDLEDPTIHLSPYDFM encoded by the coding sequence ATGAATGATACATTAAGAGGATATGTTAAATCCTATAAGTATAAAAATGAAGAGAATGGATATACCATTGCGAAAATGGAAACCGATAGTGGAGAAATCATCACCATTGTCGGTTATTTTCCTATACTCAATGAAGAAGTTTTATATGAATTTACGGGAGAATTTACATATCATCCGAAATACGGAAAACAATTGAAGGTTTTAACATATAAACGTATTGAAGACCACACAGAAAATGGTTTAATTCGTTATTTATCAAGTGAAGATTTCACTGGTATTGGTCCGGTTACAGCAAAAAAAATCGTTGATTTATTAGGTTTAGATGCAATTGATAAAATTATAGAAGATGAATCTGTACTTTCACCACTTTTAAACCCAATGAAGCGTGTTCGTTTGAAAAATGAACTTATTCAACATAAGGCAACAAATGATGTCTTTATTAAGTTATTAGATTTCGGTTTAAGTAATAAAGTTGCAGCGAAATTATTTAAAACTTATGGTGCTTACACACTTGATAAATTAAATGAAGATCCATTTAGGTTAATGTATGAAATTGATGGGTTTGGATTTGTAAAAAGTCAAGATATCGCAAATAAACTAGGTATCGAAAAAGAAGACATTAGAACACTTAAAGCAGCAAGTATTTATGTATTAGAAACTGCTGCCTATGGTGAAGGTAATTTATATTTAGAAAAAGAAGAGTTAGTTGAAAAAGTTCAAAGATTGCTGTATGTTGATGTATCAATAGATGAAGCGCTTATGATGTTAGAAAAAGAAGCTAAGATTAAATCAGAAGATAATCTTTACTTCTTAAACAGTATTTATTATGCAGAATATCATATTGCTCAATCAATTAAATCAATCATCAATCAAGATAAAAAAGCTATTGATCGAAATTTATTAGAACTGTATTTATCTCAAATTGCAATCCAAAAGGGAATTGAATATACAGAAAAACAAAATGATGCGATTATTTCTGCTATGCTTAATCCAATGACAATTATCACAGGTGGACCTGGTACAGGTAAAACGACATTAATCGATGGATTATTAACGCTTTATGCAACATATTATAAGATTAATCTAAAAGAGGTTGAAGCTAAACTTAAAATAGCCCTCATGGCACCGACAGGTCGTGCAAGTAAGCGCATGAGAGAACTTTTACATTTTGAAGCGAAGACTATTCACTCACATTTAGGATATGATTTTGATCAAACATATAAGTATTATAAAGATGAACCATTACCACAAAATTTAATCATTGTTGATGAGGCATCAATGGTTGATATTTTCTTAGCTAAACGCTTATTTGATGCGATTAAAGTAGGTGCACAAGTTATCATCGTTGGTGATGAAGACCAATTACCTTCAGTCGGTCCTGGTTATGTTTTAGGCGATATGATTGCCTCGAAATTAATACCAGTTGTTAGATTAACAGAAATACATCGTCAAGCAAAAGACTCAAATATCGTACGTCTTGCGCAAAGTGTTAATAAACAAGTACTAGCAGATGAAGATTTAATCTCACATAAAGATGTTATCTTTTACAATGGTAATATCGATAATGTAAAGAGCGTCATCTTAAATCAAATTGCAGGGGCAATTAAAAAAGGTTATGATTTAATTAACGATATTCAAGTTTTAATTCCTTTATACAAAGGTGATTTGGGTATCGATATAATGAATCAAGAAATCCAGAAAAGATTTAATCCCTATTATGAAAAATCATTATCTATGAAAATAGGAGAGAAAACTTATTATAGAAATGATAAAGTCATTCAACTTGTTAATGATAAAGAGCGTAAAGTGATGAATGGAGATATCGGTGTTATTGACGATATTATCTTAGGGGAAAAAAATACGTTACTTATGAAAGTTGTATTTGATTCAACGATTGTCTATTATGAACAAGCTGATTTAGAAAATATTAATTTAGCTTATGTTGTTTCTATTCATAAGTCACAGGGGTCAGAATATAAGATTGTATTTTTACCAATTATCAAAAGTTATTTACATATGCTAAAAAAAGAATTAATATATACCGCAATTACACGTGCGAAAGAATATTTACTTATTTTAGGTGATATGAAATTATTACGTTATGCATCCAATCAGTTAGCTGAAAAACGTCATACTAAATTAAAAGAAAGACTCATAGAAAATGAAGTAGTTGTTGAGGACAATTTTGATGAAGATTTAGAAGACCCAACAATTCACTTGAGTCCATATGATTTTATGTAA
- a CDS encoding carboxylesterase family protein, whose product MNLVDYMTLETYENKTLDNKPLIYRAYVPKEKQDKYRVFIFLHGAGERGNDGAFHITPNADIIKRVINHPIYGKNTICIAPQVPANESWMPMEKIYSGEYDFDKNEKTPLQAIFNDFIENELPRKYNIDEDHIYIGGLSMGASGAIDYLMRYPNKFAASVLICGIMDLNKLDTIRHIPMWLFHSKDDTTVSPHAYIKGAKMLKEMGANIRFTLYEDAGHPSWRRAFLVDDLIDWLFSHTRQQ is encoded by the coding sequence ATGAATTTAGTAGATTATATGACTTTAGAGACATATGAAAATAAAACTTTAGATAATAAACCTTTAATCTATCGTGCATATGTTCCGAAAGAAAAACAAGATAAGTATCGTGTATTTATCTTCTTACATGGTGCAGGTGAACGTGGTAATGATGGTGCATTCCATATTACACCAAATGCTGATATCATTAAACGTGTAATCAACCATCCTATCTATGGTAAAAACACAATTTGTATTGCACCACAAGTTCCTGCAAATGAATCTTGGATGCCAATGGAAAAAATCTATTCTGGTGAATATGATTTCGATAAAAACGAGAAAACACCACTTCAAGCAATCTTTAATGACTTCATTGAAAATGAATTACCACGTAAATATAATATCGATGAAGACCATATTTATATTGGTGGCTTATCAATGGGTGCAAGCGGTGCAATTGACTACTTAATGCGTTACCCGAATAAGTTTGCAGCAAGCGTCTTAATATGCGGAATTATGGACTTAAATAAATTAGATACAATTAGACACATACCGATGTGGTTATTCCACTCTAAGGATGACACAACAGTTTCACCTCATGCATATATTAAAGGTGCTAAAATGCTTAAAGAAATGGGAGCTAATATTCGCTTCACATTATATGAAGATGCTGGTCACCCATCTTGGAGAAGAGCATTCTTAGTTGATGATTTAATTGATTGGTTATTCAGTCATACAAGACAACAATAA
- a CDS encoding prephenate dehydratase translates to MKKIITLGPSGTYAEIASQKFNIDLSLSSLIEMENTIDQVFKKAYLGDYLVLPFDNSIDGYVQRTLDLLYESNYYITHVNELSIDFSLISNENSLENIKNVYVQFKAHAQCYNFLKNFSHFNYITTDSNTESLNRFTASPNESCTIIPTHLISSNFELIIHHVHDTLDNKTRFVLLENKLNIPDFEVIKAYVVLSPNIDQPGLLHDILYSFKMLNINLTSIISRPKKNTSGKYNFFIELSFLRENYNDLINELEKNKNFSTKILGVYK, encoded by the coding sequence ATGAAGAAAATCATTACACTTGGACCATCTGGTACTTACGCTGAAATTGCGAGTCAAAAATTTAATATTGATTTATCATTATCTTCTTTAATTGAAATGGAAAACACGATTGATCAAGTATTTAAGAAAGCATATTTAGGAGATTATCTTGTTTTACCATTTGATAACTCAATTGATGGGTATGTTCAAAGAACACTTGATTTACTTTATGAATCAAATTACTACATTACGCATGTTAATGAACTATCAATTGATTTTTCACTAATCTCAAATGAGAATTCACTAGAGAATATCAAAAACGTTTATGTTCAATTTAAAGCACATGCCCAGTGCTATAATTTTTTAAAAAATTTCAGTCATTTCAACTATATAACGACTGATTCAAATACTGAATCATTAAATAGATTTACAGCATCACCAAATGAGTCATGTACTATTATTCCAACACATTTAATTTCTTCAAATTTTGAACTAATTATTCATCATGTTCATGATACACTAGATAATAAAACAAGATTTGTTTTACTAGAAAATAAGTTAAATATTCCAGACTTTGAAGTGATAAAAGCTTATGTTGTTTTATCACCAAATATTGATCAACCAGGCTTATTGCATGATATTTTATATAGTTTTAAAATGTTAAATATTAACTTAACTTCTATTATTTCAAGACCTAAGAAAAATACTTCAGGAAAATACAATTTCTTTATTGAATTATCTTTCTTAAGAGAAAATTATAATGATTTAATTAACGAACTAGAAAAAAATAAAAATTTTTCAACAAAAATATTAGGAGTATACAAATGA